The Pontibacter sp. SGAir0037 DNA segment GCAGGTAAATGGCATCCAGCTGATAAGCAAGCACAATGGCTCCAATTGCAATCACTACAAGCCCACCGAGCACCCTGCCTGAGCGATTGTCGCGCGTGCCCCAGTTTCCGTATTGTTCAGAAGTAATATGTTTATCTTCCATAATCTTGATATTTGTTCAAAGCTAAAGTAATACCTTTCATAGCACAATGCTATATAGGCAGAACAGGATATAAAATCGGTAAACAGCGGATATGTATCGGTAAACAACCTTGCTGCTCCTCTGCCAAACCTTCACCGCCTGCTCTGTGTCTCAAAATTGCCTGACCAGGTTTGATAAAAGAAAAAATACACGACCAAACATCTGATAAAGGTGCTGAACAGTAGCTATTCGTCTCTCACCTGTTTCGTAACTTAGTTCCGGCTAACTTATAGGGTATGAACCTTTCAAATTATTATCTTTGCATATTATGGTTGAGAAGATACAAAGAGTAGCACAAGAGATAGAGGCGGCACAGCTAGGCAATGCTGCTGAACTGGAGCAATTCCGCATCGCATACATCGGTCGTAAAGGGCTTATTGCTTCGCTTTTCGACGATCTGAAGCAGGTGGCACCCGAACAGCGCCGCCAGGTGGGGCAGGACCTGAACCGCCTTAAAAACAGGGCACAGGAAAGGTTTGATCAGGCCCAGGAACAATTAGCTAACACAACTGACAGCGGCAACGCTAATGCTTTTGATTTTAGCCTTCCAACAGTACCCAATACCTTGGGCACCCGCCACCCGCTTTCACTGGTCCGTAACGAGATCAACCGTATCTTTTCCCGTATAGGCTTTAATATATCAGAAGGCCCTGAAATGGAGGACGACTGGCATAACTTTACTGCGCTTAACTTCCCGGAGAACCATCCTGCCCGTGAAATGCAGGACACCTTCTTCCTGAGCCAGGATCGGGATAAACTACTTCGTACCCATACCTCCACCGTGCAGGTACGCCTGATGGAGATGCAGAAGCCGCCGCTGCGCAGTATTATGCCAGGGCGTGTGTATCGCAACGAAGCCATATCAGCAAGAGCACACATGGTATTTCACCAGGTAGAAGGCCTTTATGTAGACAAAAATGTGAGCTTTGCCGACCTAAAGCAGACACTTTATTACTTTGCGAAAGAAATGTTCGGGCAGGATACCAAGATTCGCTTCCGGCCTTCGTTCTTCCCTTTTACAGAACCAAGTGCTGAAATAGATATCACTTGCCTTATCTGTAAAGGCGAAGGCTGTAATATATGCAAGTACTCAGGCTGGGTAGAGATTGGTGGCTCTGGTATGGTGGACCCGAACGTACTGCAAAATTGTGGTATAGACCCGGAAGTTTATTCAGGCTTTGCCTTTGGTATGGGTATAGAGCGCATTACCATGCTGAAGTACCAGATAAAGGACCTGCGCCTTTTCACTGAAAATGACGTACGCTTCCTGAAGCAGTTTGAAGGCGTTATTTAATGTAGAATAAAGGATTACCTGAGGGCTGCTGCTTAAGATCAGCCTTCAGGTAATCCTTTATTTATTTAGCCTTTCATATATGAAATTCGAAGAGATTAAATCTATAGGTATAGTTGGTGCCGGCACAATGGGGCAGGGCATTGCACAGATATGCGCCATGGCTGGCTATACTACCATTCTCTTTGATATCAACGAAAAAGCCTTGCAGGCTGCTGAAGCCTCCATCTCTAAAAACCTGGATAAGGGTATTGAAAAAGGTAAACTGACAACCGCTGCCAAAACTGCAGCACTAGGAAATCTTGCCTTTACAGGGAATACGCTACAGGTGCATGCCAACGTTATTATTGAGGCTGTTGTAGAAAAGCTGGAGATTAAGCAAAGTATCTTTAGAGAACTTGCCGACATTAACAGTGCAGACACCATTCTGGCTTCCAACACGTCTTCTATTCCGATTACACGCATAGCCGCCGCTGTGCCGCATCCGGAGCGGGTAGTAGGAATGCATTTTTTTAACCCTGCTCATATTATGAAGCTGGTCGAGGTAATTTCCGGTGCCGCAACAGCTCCGGAAACGGCTGAAACCATACAGCAACTAGCCCTGAAGCTGGAGAAAGTACCTGTTATGGCCAAAGATGCTCCGGGCTTTATTGTAAACCGGGTAGCCAGGCACTTTTATGTGGAGGCCCTGAAGCTGTTAGAGGAAGGAGTGGCTGACGTTCAAACCATTGATAAGCTGATGCAAGCCAGCGGCTTTAAAATGGGGCCATTTGAACTTATGGACCTGATAGGTGTTGATACTAATTATTCGGTTACCAACTCTATGTTTGAGGCCTTTCATTATGATTCTAAATTCAGACCAAGCCGCATACAGCAACAGAAAGTGGATGCAGGGCACCACGGCCGCAAAACGGGCAAGGGCTTTTATGACTATTCCTAAACTTTTACCAATCCTATCCCTGTTTCTGCTCCTTTCGTGCAGCAGCGACGAATTAAGACCACGCATACCGGATGTACCTGTAAGCGAACAGATCAATCTGCAAAGCCAGCTATACAACAGGCTTCGGCAGGATGGCGGCTATGTTTACCTGCAGGCTGGGTATAAGGGGATCATCCTGATACGGCAGGGCTCCAGCTATCTGGCATTTGAGCAAACCTGCCCCTATGACCCCAGCACCTCTTGCAAGGTAGAAGCACACGAGTCTAACCTTTACCTGATTGACAACTGTTGTGGCTCGCAATACAACTTTCAGGGAGGTGTGATGGCCGGTCCCACTGTTTATGGATTAAAGCAGTACAATACCTCTCTCTCCGGCTCCATTCTATATGTAACGAATTAATTTTTTAAGATTGATTTACAGTAAATTATACTTTTTTTAAAGATTTTTTTGCGAGACTACTTGCATAATCAGATTTACTGCCGTAATATTGCATCATAATTCAACGGCAACAACGCCACGAATGAAACTCTTCCTTAGCTCAGTCGGTTAGAGCATCTGACTGTTAATCAGAGGGTCCCTGGTTCGAGCCCAGGAGGGAGAGCTTGAAAAAAAGCCACTTACAGGTAAAACTGCAAAGTGGCTTTTTTGCTTCTATACAATTTATACATATCAAAACCTTCTATGATTCGGCCTACACTTAAAGTTTATTTAAACAGCTGTGGCAGTTGCTGAAGCAATGTATAACCGCCAAGCCAGGCCATTACCAGTACGACCAGTCCTCCAAACAGGGTAAGCCACACGGGATGTTTATAGCTGCCCACCAGCTGTTTTTTATAAGCAGCGATTAAAATAGTACCCAGCGTGATAGGCAGGATTAACCCGTTTAGAGCCCCTGCCAAAATCAGCAAGTAAACAGGACGGCCTATAGTTACGAAAATAGCTGTTGAAATAGCAATAAAAACAATAATCACCCGGTTCTCATACTTTGCAACATGCTTGTTGAAAGATTTAATGAATGAGACCGAAGTATAAGCGGATCCGATAATAGAAGTGACGGCTGCTGAAAGCATTACAACCCCAAATAATTTATAGCCCAGATTACCGGCAGCCAGTTGGAAGACAGCAGCAGGAGGATTAGCCGCGTCTAGTTCATAGCCCTGACTGACAATACCAAGAGCTGCCAGGAAAAGAAAAATACGAATGATGGAGGCAACCGTGATACCAGAAACAGCGCTTGTGTTTACTTCAGGTAAAGCAGCCTGCCCTTTGATGCCAGCATCTAAAAGTCTGTGCCCGCCCGCAAAGGTGATATAACCTCCTACAGTACCTCCCACCAGAGTCACAATAGCAATTATGTCGATTTGATCAGGCAAAAAGGCTTTTTGAACAGCTTCGGCAACTGGTGGCTCAGACGTTATAGCCACGTAAACAATCAGCAGAATCATCAGAAAGCCCATTACCTGCGCAAAGCGGTCCATTACCTTACCTGCTTCTTTCACTAAAAACACAGCAATGGCAATAGCGGCTGCCATTATTGCTCCTGTTTCAGCCGACACTCCTAACAGCACATTAAAGCCTAAGCCTGCACCACCTACATTTCCTATGTTAAATGCTAAACCACCCAGCACAATAAGTACCGCTATAAAAAGGCCCAAACCAGGCAAAACAGCATTGGCAATATCCTGAGCACGCTTTTCGGAAACGGCTATTACCCGCCACACGTTCAGCTGCACCCCTATATCCAGTATAATAGAGATGCCTATAACAAATCCAAAACTGGCTGCCATCGTTTGGGTAAAAACAGTGGTTTGTGTTAAAAAACCAGGGCCTACGGCAGAAGTTGCCATTAGAAATGCAGCACCCAGCAAAACACTCCAATTCCTTGTCTGTTTCATGTATTCAGGGAGAACGCTTCTACAATAATCTCTTCTTTTTGTAGCGCATCCTGTATAAGTTGTGCGAAAGATAAAGCATGCGGACCGTCACCGTGAATACATATAGTATCAGCTTTAATCGAAATCTCCTGTCCCTGCTGTGTTCTTACCTTTCGCTCTTTTACCATCCGCAGTACCTGCTGCACAGCTTCGTGGTCATCTTTAATAAGCGCATCAGGCTGGTTTCTGGAGGTCAGGGTGCCATTGGGCTGGTAGGTGCGGTCGGCAAAAACCTCACTGGCTGTGCCAATGCCCAATTTTTCGCCTGCTCTTATAAGCGCGCTTCCTGCCAGGCCGTACAGTATAACTTCAGGGTGAACTTTATAAACGGCTTCTGCTATTGCATCTGCCAGTCCTTCGTTTACAGCAACCATATTATACAGAGCGCCATGCGGCTTTACATGATGCAGAACTCCGCCAGTTGCTTTTACAAAGGCTGCCAGTGCGCCAATCTGGTATACGGTTATGTTAAAAGCTTCGGCAGGAGTAATAGACATTTCACGCCGGCCAAAACCAACTAGGTCGGGCAATCCGGGATGAGCTCCTATAGCCACTCCTTTTTCCAGTGCCAGTTCAACAGTTCTGCGCATTACAGCCGGATCGCCTGCATGAAACCCACAGGCAATGTTGGCGGAACTGATATGCTCCAGAATAGCCTCATCATTTCCCAAGGCATAGGCTCCAAAGCTTTCGCCCAGGTCGCAGTTGAGATCAATTTTTAACGTGTGCATGCTTTACCTGAATTTAATACGAATGGCCTGTTTTAGCTGCACCAGTTGCTTTTCCTGCTCCAGGTATAACTGCTGTGCTTCTTCCAGCGAAACCTCCTCCAAACGAATGCCCCTGCCTGGTACTACCTGTGCCAGCTTTGGAAGATCAGCTGTAACCACCTGCACCATGCGAGGGTAACCTCCTGTCGTCTGATGATCGGCCATTAAAACAATGGGGTGCCCCTGAGAAGGCACCTGTACGGTACCAAAGGTAACAGCACTGGATATTATTTCCCTGGGTTCTTTTAAAGCCAAGGAAAGCCCGATCAACCTATACCCCATTCTATCAGACTGTGATGTAACCTGAAAAAGACTCCGCCAGATATTGCTCTTACTCTCATCTGTAAACAGATCGTATTCAGGGCCCTTTACCGCACGGATAACAGGATCTCTGGCATAAGCAGGATAATAAGCAGGATCAGGTAGCCAAGAGGTTTGCGCAAAGCTGGCTGTGGTGTTCTTCTGATTTAGTTCACCCATAACAGAAGAGGCCGTAGCATTTATACCATTACAGGGAATAAGATCGTTTTCCTGAAGTGCTCTTCCATTTAAACCACCTATACCGGCACGCATATAAGTTGAGTAGCTCCCCAAGGTTTTCTCCAGCTTAAATCCTCCGGAAACTGCCAGATATGCCCTACAGCCGGCTTTAGGAGCTCCAAAATCCAGCACACTCCCTTCTCTAACCAAAACAGGCCGCCACATTTTAACTTCTTCGCCATTAATAGTGGGAGATAAATCTGCACCTGTGAGAGCAATAAGATGGTCTTTCTCAAAAAGGAGCTGAGGCCCCTGTAAAGTAATCTCTATTGTTGCCTCCGTTTCCGGGTTAGCAGTTAGCATGTTGGCTATCCGATGTGCTACCCGATCCATCGCACCACTTACTACTACTCCGTCCTTCTGATACCCATACCTGCCTGTGTCCTGAATGGTGGTAAGTAGGCCTGGCTTAAGAATTCTAAGACTCATGCAGCCACTCCTTTCTCTGCCTGAACTCTTCTTCTGAAATTGGCACAAAGCGAACCTTGTCGCCTCCTTGCAGCAAGCTGGGTGCTGCTTGCTGAGGCTGGAAAAGCACCAGTGGTGTACGGCCAATAAGTTGCCAGCCTCCGGGTGTTTCAATAGAGTATATACCTGTTTGCCTATCGGCTATGCCGACTGAACCCTGTGGTATAGCAGCTCTTGGCGACTCTTTCCGTGGAGCTGCAATTTTATCGCTCATACCGCCCATATAAGGAAAGCCTGGGGCAAAACCAATCATATATACCAGGTACTCCGGCTGTGTATGCAGCGCAACCACTTCCTCTACCGAAATCTTATTATGGTTTGCTACAAATTCCAGATCAGGGCCGAAGATGCCTCCGTAACAAACAGGAATTTCTATAGTCCGGGATTCAGGTGCAGTCAGATAGACATCCGCAATATCAGGCAAAATCTGCTGTATCATATCGGCAAGCTGATCGTAGGCACTAGCACCTGTTAAGCTACCTAAAGCAGCAGGATTATAGTAGATGGTAACGTTGTTGAAAGCCGGAACGAGTTCTATCATACCCTCGAAAGGATACTGCGCCAGGTATGAAGAGAAGTCCCTGACGCGTTGATGAATGCTACGATTGATTTCTCCTCCGAACTCTACTACAATGGCTGCATCTCCAAGCGGGTAAAGTTTAACAGCTTGCAAGCTTTCTGGTGTAATTGTCATACTACAGAGGAGGCCAGATTAATTTCACAGATCAATTTAATAAAACCAGTAATATTGTACTCCTTGTGTTGCTATATAGTTAAGCTATAAAGCTAAATTATACTTGCACTGTTCATTATGCCTCTATGCTGCTTACAGGGTACAGCCATAAAAGCTGTGCAACTCAAGGTTGGAATTGCCAGAACAATTATTCTTTTAAATTAGCGAAAGGTTTAGAAATGAAAAAGGAGACTATAAAGTCTCCTTACAAATATTCTGCAATAATTTACTTCTGCCATTCAGCAGCCGGACCTTTTACTTCCGGCTGAAAAATTTAATATCAAACGAGCTTCCCAAAGTATAAAGCATAATAATGCCCAGCATAGAAGCGCCTAGGATTACATGCTCAGAATACATGAGTTTAACGGCTGCAATCAGCAGCAATAGCGACACAACTGTGACGAAGGAAGAATTTGTTCTCATAAGGCTGGAAGAGTTAATAAAGGTTATATCATAAATTGGTGACTAAATTTAAAAAATAATTTATTGATTTTGCAATGGTTTATCGTTAAAATTTTTGCTTAAAACCATAGTTACAACATAAAAGTTATATTTACACCTGTTTAGTTGTATCATACAAAATCCTACTTTTTTAAGTCCTGTCAGTTTATTAATAAAGTACAACTGCAAAACTTCGTGCTACATAAACAGCTTTTACATTAGCAGCAAAGCTCTGTTAATGTGCTCAAAATGCTCACCTGCAACTCTATAGAGAATTTTACTTATACAAAATTTCCTTGTTCTTAATTTAGCCTGGATCAAGAGCATCGGCCTTTAGCTGTACGCCACCTTTCAACCTTTTCTATTTAAAATCAGTACATTACTATACATGGTAAAATCATCATGTTTTAAGCATTCTTGTTTGTTGCTTAATGTAAAGCAGCTTTTATGCTTCTATAACAAAAACCTAAAAACTAAAACTATGAAAAATATTAGGCCATACTTTCTACCAATACTATTTGTACTCATGACTGTCTCGCTAAGTAGCTGTGAGGTAATAGGCGACATTTTTAAAGCTGGTATGTGGACAGCAGTAATCATTATTGTTATTATTGTCCTGATCATCACCTGGATTTTCAGAAAAATCAGAAGATAAAGCTATAGCAAAGGGTAGAACCGGATGATCACATTTTACCAGATATGATACCTGTTCTACTAATGATTGAGGGGAAGATACTAACTCAGATAAAACAGGAAGGGGAGCTTTTAAAGCTCCCCTTCCTGTTTTATTTCTTAGAGTGTTTAGGCATTGTTCCTAGTATGTAGTCCCATAAGGGAGACGACACACCAAAAGCTACATCATCGTCTTTATAGTGGTGGATACTATGGTGCACCCAAAGCACTTTCAGAAAGTTTTTAGGAGGAGCATAGGCATGCACCGCATAGTGTACAAAAAGGTACATGGCGTACCCAAACAGAAAGCCGGCTACGATACCAAATACAAACTGCCCGAATATTAATTTAAACACAAAGAAGAAGAACGAAGAAATAAACAAGCTCACGATTGGTGGCATTGCCAAACGTTCTTTATCCTTTGGGTAATCATGATGGTTTCCGTGGAAGGTATACTGCACCCGCTCTTTTACTGGTGTATCTGTTTCCATATGGAACAGGAACCGGTGGGCACAATATTCTACAAAAGAAAACATAAACCAGCCTAAAACGAATAAACCCAGTGCTTCGAACACACCAATAAACCCATTCGTAAAGCCATAGTAGATAAGCCCTATTGCAATAACTATAAAAATTGAAATAGGTAGTGCAATATGAGTCCTGGTCATTCTTTCCAGTACAGGATTCTGAAAAATCTGCGCGCGTCCTTTATGATTCGGTTTCATATTTAATAGGTTATATAGAAGGTCATTTTGCTGCAAAAGTACTTAAAAAATGTATTCAGCAAATCTTATACATGCCATACCTTAACTACTACCCATTAACGAGAGCCTGTAGGATAGGTTTACGGTAGATTTAAGATAGTGCTTAGAGCAGCTATAGATTGGTACTGCACAGGCACTTGGTGTTTTGCCTGCTCATAATACTGTCTCCGAGAAATTAATGTTTGACCAATAAATTCTTTTAGCTCTTCTGTAGATTTTCCTGTGAGCAATGGTCTGGTGGCCAGGTTGGTCTTTTGAAGTCTTGCCACAATTTCTTCTACGGACACATCCAGAAAAACACTGGTGCCATGCTGATTCATAAAGCTCATATTGTCGAAAAAGCAAGGTGCCCCGCCACCTGTGGCTACTACTGCCTGCTTATATTCCTGCACAACAGCTTCCAGTGCCTGCCTTTCTTTTTTCCGGAAGCTCTCCTGCCCTTCCTGCTCAAATATCCGGGCAATAGTTCTGCCTTCCCTCGCTTCCAGGTAATCATCTAAATCTATAAAAGTATAGTTTAGCTGTGCCGCTAACTGCCGCCCTACTGTAGACTTGCCAGCCCCCATCATACCTATCAGAAAAATGAGCAAAACCTGTGTTAGTTTAAAATAGTGAGTTTAGAATTTAAAGTGGCCATAAAGCTATTTAAAGCGGTAGTGTAGCTGCATTTTACGATAACTCATTCATAATTAAGCATTCATAATTTATCATACTACTCCAGCTTCACCCTTGGGTCTAGGGCAGCATAGAGCAGGTCTACAAAAAT contains these protein-coding regions:
- a CDS encoding sterol desaturase family protein — translated: MKPNHKGRAQIFQNPVLERMTRTHIALPISIFIVIAIGLIYYGFTNGFIGVFEALGLFVLGWFMFSFVEYCAHRFLFHMETDTPVKERVQYTFHGNHHDYPKDKERLAMPPIVSLFISSFFFFVFKLIFGQFVFGIVAGFLFGYAMYLFVHYAVHAYAPPKNFLKVLWVHHSIHHYKDDDVAFGVSSPLWDYILGTMPKHSKK
- the pheS gene encoding phenylalanine--tRNA ligase subunit alpha, producing the protein MVEKIQRVAQEIEAAQLGNAAELEQFRIAYIGRKGLIASLFDDLKQVAPEQRRQVGQDLNRLKNRAQERFDQAQEQLANTTDSGNANAFDFSLPTVPNTLGTRHPLSLVRNEINRIFSRIGFNISEGPEMEDDWHNFTALNFPENHPAREMQDTFFLSQDRDKLLRTHTSTVQVRLMEMQKPPLRSIMPGRVYRNEAISARAHMVFHQVEGLYVDKNVSFADLKQTLYYFAKEMFGQDTKIRFRPSFFPFTEPSAEIDITCLICKGEGCNICKYSGWVEIGGSGMVDPNVLQNCGIDPEVYSGFAFGMGIERITMLKYQIKDLRLFTENDVRFLKQFEGVI
- a CDS encoding shikimate kinase is translated as MLIFLIGMMGAGKSTVGRQLAAQLNYTFIDLDDYLEAREGRTIARIFEQEGQESFRKKERQALEAVVQEYKQAVVATGGGAPCFFDNMSFMNQHGTSVFLDVSVEEIVARLQKTNLATRPLLTGKSTEELKEFIGQTLISRRQYYEQAKHQVPVQYQSIAALSTILNLP
- a CDS encoding NRAMP family divalent metal transporter, which encodes MKQTRNWSVLLGAAFLMATSAVGPGFLTQTTVFTQTMAASFGFVIGISIILDIGVQLNVWRVIAVSEKRAQDIANAVLPGLGLFIAVLIVLGGLAFNIGNVGGAGLGFNVLLGVSAETGAIMAAAIAIAVFLVKEAGKVMDRFAQVMGFLMILLIVYVAITSEPPVAEAVQKAFLPDQIDIIAIVTLVGGTVGGYITFAGGHRLLDAGIKGQAALPEVNTSAVSGITVASIIRIFLFLAALGIVSQGYELDAANPPAAVFQLAAGNLGYKLFGVVMLSAAVTSIIGSAYTSVSFIKSFNKHVAKYENRVIIVFIAISTAIFVTIGRPVYLLILAGALNGLILPITLGTILIAAYKKQLVGSYKHPVWLTLFGGLVVLVMAWLGGYTLLQQLPQLFK
- a CDS encoding LamB/YcsF family protein, with product MHTLKIDLNCDLGESFGAYALGNDEAILEHISSANIACGFHAGDPAVMRRTVELALEKGVAIGAHPGLPDLVGFGRREMSITPAEAFNITVYQIGALAAFVKATGGVLHHVKPHGALYNMVAVNEGLADAIAEAVYKVHPEVILYGLAGSALIRAGEKLGIGTASEVFADRTYQPNGTLTSRNQPDALIKDDHEAVQQVLRMVKERKVRTQQGQEISIKADTICIHGDGPHALSFAQLIQDALQKEEIIVEAFSLNT
- a CDS encoding biotin-dependent carboxyltransferase family protein; the protein is MSLRILKPGLLTTIQDTGRYGYQKDGVVVSGAMDRVAHRIANMLTANPETEATIEITLQGPQLLFEKDHLIALTGADLSPTINGEEVKMWRPVLVREGSVLDFGAPKAGCRAYLAVSGGFKLEKTLGSYSTYMRAGIGGLNGRALQENDLIPCNGINATASSVMGELNQKNTTASFAQTSWLPDPAYYPAYARDPVIRAVKGPEYDLFTDESKSNIWRSLFQVTSQSDRMGYRLIGLSLALKEPREIISSAVTFGTVQVPSQGHPIVLMADHQTTGGYPRMVQVVTADLPKLAQVVPGRGIRLEEVSLEEAQQLYLEQEKQLVQLKQAIRIKFR
- a CDS encoding 3-hydroxyacyl-CoA dehydrogenase NAD-binding domain-containing protein, encoding MKFEEIKSIGIVGAGTMGQGIAQICAMAGYTTILFDINEKALQAAEASISKNLDKGIEKGKLTTAAKTAALGNLAFTGNTLQVHANVIIEAVVEKLEIKQSIFRELADINSADTILASNTSSIPITRIAAAVPHPERVVGMHFFNPAHIMKLVEVISGAATAPETAETIQQLALKLEKVPVMAKDAPGFIVNRVARHFYVEALKLLEEGVADVQTIDKLMQASGFKMGPFELMDLIGVDTNYSVTNSMFEAFHYDSKFRPSRIQQQKVDAGHHGRKTGKGFYDYS
- the pxpB gene encoding 5-oxoprolinase subunit PxpB, which gives rise to MTITPESLQAVKLYPLGDAAIVVEFGGEINRSIHQRVRDFSSYLAQYPFEGMIELVPAFNNVTIYYNPAALGSLTGASAYDQLADMIQQILPDIADVYLTAPESRTIEIPVCYGGIFGPDLEFVANHNKISVEEVVALHTQPEYLVYMIGFAPGFPYMGGMSDKIAAPRKESPRAAIPQGSVGIADRQTGIYSIETPGGWQLIGRTPLVLFQPQQAAPSLLQGGDKVRFVPISEEEFRQRKEWLHES